A segment of the Panicum hallii strain FIL2 chromosome 1, PHallii_v3.1, whole genome shotgun sequence genome:
GACGAGTGCAAATCAACTGCTGTTCTTTACAAGCACAAGAAGACGGGTGCTGAAGTGATGTCCGTGTTAAACGATGATGAGAATAAAGTGTTTGGCATTGTTTTCCGGACCCCTCCGTAAGTGAATCTAGTCCTTGTTTTCTTTGTTTTGTTGATGGTACATTAGTATGCTGTTTTCATTTCACACGGGATTTGTCCAAAAATTAGCTACTCAGTCCTCCACATAGATAAAAGTAAAGAATCATTGCATGTAAGCTTACTGTGGTGTTTTAAAGAATTATCTTTTTATTACCAGGAAAAACTCGACTGGTATACCCCACATCCTTGAACATAGTGTTCTCTGTGGATCAAGAAAATACCCTTTGAAAGAACCATTTGTTGAGCTCCTAAAAGGAAGTTTGCATACATTCCTGAATGCATTCACATATCCTGATCGGACATGTTATCCAGTTGCATCAACAAACACTAAGGTAATACCTAATGGCCGCAAATATGATTCAGTCATTTGCGCTAGTTAACTCTTTATTTAACATCGTCATCGCACATTTGATTGCTTTCCAGGATTTCTACAACCTGGTAGATGTATACCTTGATGCTGTCTTTTTCCCTAAATGTGTGGAGGATTTCCAAACATTTCAACAAGAAGGTTGGCACTATGAGCTTGACAACCCTGCCGAAGAGATAACGTACAAAGGTTTGGTTATTAATTCTAACCCAATGGAGCAAGAACATTTATATGTGAGGTTACTTGTCCTCCAAAAAGTATTTGGATATGATCGTTCAATCTTTCACTTTAGGTGTTGTCTTCAATGAGATGAAAGGAGTTTACTCTCAACCCGATAACATAATGGGACGTGTATCCCAGCAGGTAAATTAATTGTTCTGTTTCACTTGTTCAAGACTTCAATCTCTTTGCCTCTTGTGTTCGAGTTGATAAGCTTTTTGGAGAATGCAATTACATCTCTTATTGTACTTTGCGTGATATTGCCCTGAGATCTCCTTGTGGAGGGCCTAACATGATCAGGCCCTTTTTTACAGTCTACATTTATTGCTGAGTTTAAACTTTGACCCTATAGATTAGTTGAATTTTTTTGTTAATTTCTGTACTGTGTCATTATCTTCAACCAGATCCGGACTTGGGTATTATCGACCCCCTTGCCTAACTAAGCATTGCGATGAACCTGGGTCCAGGGATGTTGCATTTTTCTGATATTCATTTTGCTTCTTGTTTCAGCTgggtttattttaaactttagtaCATTAGGGAGCAGTAACTTTATTTTTAGTGTATGCCTCATTGACGGATTCTTTCCTGGTTTATTCATTTGTGCTAATAGGTCTGGATACCTGCTTTTGCCATTCTTTCGAGATCCCTAAGACATTTTTTCATAGTCATGATAGTGTTTTGCCAGTTGGTAGAAGTAGAATGCTTAACATTTTGGAACCTTCTGCAGGCACTTTCCCCTGAGAACACATATGGTGTCGATAGTGGCGGGGACCCAAATGAAATCCCAAAGCTTACTTTTGAAGAATTCAAGGTTTGATCTTAATCTGGATCCAAATTTGGGATTTTCTTTATTGATTACTTTGCCATTTGCTATTATATGCTCTGTACCAGCAACAGAGTACTTCATGGTATCTTTTGAGCTGTTAGCTATTGCTTGGGCCAGCAAGGGCCTTTTACTCTTTTATAATTAGGGGTTTCAATAATTGGTATTTTTTGCTAAAATTATAAAGATCAAGTGCTAGATCAGCGCACCTGATTTCATTATAGCTCCACCAAAAAAATGTTTCTATATTTTGGAGTAGCATTAAGCTTTTTAGATTCTTAGTTGTTAATTTAGTTTTCACATTTTTTTGTATGCCTTGTGCCCAGGAGTTCCACAGTAAGTATTATCATCCGAGCAATGCGAGGATCTGGTTCTATGGTGATGATGACCCAAAAGAGAGGCTGCGCATTCTAAGTGGTAAGTTGCAAATCTAGGAGGCTCATCTTATTACATGCTTGTTTTCCTTGAACCATCTTTTCATGATGCTCCAAGCTTTCCTTTTTCTTACCCTCTTAAAACTTATGTCCTTTTCCTACCCCTTTCTTCTGTAGAATACTTTGACCAATTTGAAGCCAGCACTGCTCCTAATGAATCAAAGGTTTGGCCACAGAGGCTATTCAAAGAACCAGTGAGGGTCATAGAGAAGTTCCCTGCTGGTGAAGAAGGCGATTTAACAAAGAAATATATGGTGTGCATTAATTGGCTGTTATCAGAGGAGCCACTAGATGTAGAAACTGAGCTTACACTTGGTTTCCTGGATCATCTATTGCTGGGGACTCCTGCTTCACCACTTAGACGGATTCTTCTTGAAAGTGGTTTAGGAGATGCTATAGTGGGTGGTGGTGTTGAGGATGAGCTCCTTCAACCACAATTTAGTATTGGCCTGAAAGGTGTATCAGAGGATAACATTCAAAAAGTTGAAGAGTTGGTTATGCAAACTTTGAAGAATTTGGCAGAAGAAGGTTTTGCATCAGACGCAGTGGAGGCTTCTATGAACACAATCGAATTTGCTCTTAGGGAGAACAATACGGGATCATTCCCTCGAGGCTTATCACTCATGCTTCGCTCGATTGTATGAATAACTATTTCATGACTTTCATTTTAAGAACAGGCATATGTTTCAACATACCCATGTAATATCTTCAACTTCACGAAAAATTGCAGGCCAAATGGATATATGATATGGACCCTTTTGAGCCTCTGAAATATGAACAGCCATTGCAAGAATTGAAAGCACGCATTGCAGGGGAGGGATCAAAAGCTGTTTTCTCACCACTCATTGAAAAATTTATTTTGAAGAATGCACATCGTGTCACAGTTGAAATGCAGGTCAGCAGAGGACTTCTCACTTCAGATTCGTGATAGAGTTTTCTTTATGCTTCAGATATACTTTAAATTTAACCTTTAATATGCAGCCTGATCCAGAGAAAGCATCACGTGATGAAGCAGCTGAGAGGGAAATTCTAAAACAAGTGAAAGCTAGAATGACTCAGGAGGATCTTGCAGAGTTGGCACGTGCTACAAAGGAGCTAAAGGAGAAACAAGAAACACCAGATCCTCCAGAGGCTCTCAAGGCTGTCCCTAGTTTATCATTGCAAGATATCCCGAAAAAGCCTATTCATATACCAATAGAGGTATTTCCTTGTCTTGCAACTATGACATAATTGGCCCAGTATTCTGGATTTATTTTACCTCAGTTGGAACTCTGATGCCAGTTTAGCCAAAAGCTCTGGCTCCATCAGAGCTTTAAAAAAGTCATGAAACTAGCCTAATGATACATTTGAATTGTCCCTAGTGAAGTTATCCAAGTAGTTCCTGAAATCAGCAGTCTGGCCAACTTAGTGCAATAAGCTAAAATGTAaacttttttttgaaaaatttagTCTTAACCAGAGTTACATATACTGGACAGAACTTGCTGCCACATCTTGTAACAAGAAAATTTAACTAGGATGTGAATCTTCCTGGTCCCCACTTCTCAAAACTTTCACCTAGAAGGGTTAATTTGACTATGTGGTGAAGATGTGAAATTAAGAGAGTCTTTTTTGTCAGGTAGGCCAAATTTGCTAGGAAAAAATTATTTTTTACCAGCCAAAGTTCTGCATATCAAATAGCCTCCTTGCTCATGGTAAGACTAATTGCTTTGCTGGGGAAGGGAAGAGATATCCATCTAGGCAGCTCCTAACTTGTCCCTCAAATTGGCTGGGCTGAATGCTACTCTATTTACTGGCAAAATGTTTTTCCTCGGAATACGTATTGGATGGTTGATGATGTTAGAGCTATGAACGTTTAAATAATTAGTACTGCTGCCTTTGTTGTTCCTTAGTTGGTTATATAGTTTTAGCATTCTTCCTTTTATTGTTTTAGCTATACTAGAAAAATGACCATAAATGGCATATGCATATATGCAGGTTGGAGAGATAAATGGTGTCAAGGTTTTGCAACACGATCTCTTCACCAATGATGTTGTCTACTCTGAAGTTGTATTTGACATGGGTTCAATGAAGAAAGAGCACCTACAGTTGTTACCATTGTTCTGGTGAGCTGGTTGATTGATATTGTTGTTGATTTATCATGAAGATTTGCTGTATAGTATGTGtggcatttgaatttgaactaACTACGAGCATGTGTGCCAGCCAATCCTTGCTGGAGATGGGCACAAAAGACATGGACTTTGTGCAACTTAATCAATTAATTGGAAGAAAAACTGGAGGCATATCAGTTTACCCATTCACATCGTCAGTTAGGGGTAAAGAAGATCCTCTTACTCGCATCATCGTTCGGGGAAAGGCAATGGCGCCACGAGTAGAAGATTTGTTTAATCTGGTATGCTTTTGCTAATGTTCTATATAGTTTATATATGGCAAAGGGAATGCTAGGGTGCAGAATACATGCTTGGTGCTTAATCTGTTAACTTGCATGAGAACTGATCTTGTCATGAAATCGCTGCTCGCATATTTGCATAAGGGAGCTAAACAATTTTCTCTTATTTCAGATGTACACCATTCTTCAAGATGTTCAGTTCACAGAACAACAGAGGTTCAAGCAGTTTGTTTCTCAAAGTAAAGCAAGAATGGAGGTACTAAACTATCATCATTGTGTTTAAATTGCCATAAACATGCCTTTGATGTGTTCATGTAATGATTTGTCCAATACAGAATCGATTGAGGGGCAGTGGCCATGGCATAGCAGCTGCTAGAATGGACGCTAAGTTAAATGCAGCTGGATGGATTGGTGAACAACTGGGTGGTGTTAGGTAAGATTCTTTATGGTATATGCATATATGCAGATTGTCAAGTCAGCTGGCTCCTGCAGTGGAATTTATAACTACTACCT
Coding sequences within it:
- the LOC112885725 gene encoding presequence protease 1, chloroplastic/mitochondrial is translated as MERVALLRTSGRRLLHRCRGGRPAVVPAAASSSLARRPLPSSFPARGYSSLPGGGARFLAAAAPLHCSGRYWPAATPRLARRLSAPAVSTSPSPVPYDTDDVHEYAAKLGFEKVSEQIIDECKSTAVLYKHKKTGAEVMSVLNDDENKVFGIVFRTPPKNSTGIPHILEHSVLCGSRKYPLKEPFVELLKGSLHTFLNAFTYPDRTCYPVASTNTKDFYNLVDVYLDAVFFPKCVEDFQTFQQEGWHYELDNPAEEITYKGVVFNEMKGVYSQPDNIMGRVSQQALSPENTYGVDSGGDPNEIPKLTFEEFKEFHSKYYHPSNARIWFYGDDDPKERLRILSEYFDQFEASTAPNESKVWPQRLFKEPVRVIEKFPAGEEGDLTKKYMVCINWLLSEEPLDVETELTLGFLDHLLLGTPASPLRRILLESGLGDAIVGGGVEDELLQPQFSIGLKGVSEDNIQKVEELVMQTLKNLAEEGFASDAVEASMNTIEFALRENNTGSFPRGLSLMLRSIAKWIYDMDPFEPLKYEQPLQELKARIAGEGSKAVFSPLIEKFILKNAHRVTVEMQPDPEKASRDEAAEREILKQVKARMTQEDLAELARATKELKEKQETPDPPEALKAVPSLSLQDIPKKPIHIPIEVGEINGVKVLQHDLFTNDVVYSEVVFDMGSMKKEHLQLLPLFCQSLLEMGTKDMDFVQLNQLIGRKTGGISVYPFTSSVRGKEDPLTRIIVRGKAMAPRVEDLFNLMYTILQDVQFTEQQRFKQFVSQSKARMENRLRGSGHGIAAARMDAKLNAAGWIGEQLGGVSYLEYLRELETKIDQDWDSISSSLEEIRKSLFSKNGCLINLTSDWKNLEKSSQHIAKFLDSLPSSPSLVSDPWVSRLPSVNEAIVVPTQVNYVGKAGNLYQSGYQLNGSAYVISKHISNTWLWDRVRVSGGAYGGFCDFDTHSGVFSYLSYRDPNLLKTLEVYDETAKFLRELEMDDDALTKAIIGTIGDVDAYQLPDAKGYSSLMRYLLGITDEERQQRREEILSTSLKDFKEFADAVESIKDTGVVVAVASPDDVEAANKENPVFPEVKKCL